Genomic window (Capsicum annuum cultivar UCD-10X-F1 chromosome 10, UCD10Xv1.1, whole genome shotgun sequence):
cataaaGATCCTTATCCCATTTTTACACAAAGATCCCTACACCATCACCATCATTCCCCCCCTACCCTTTTTGTTGTCATCCGCCGCCGCCACCTCCTCTTCCTCCACTATCACTATCACTACCATTGCCACCTCTTCTAGATTCACCATTATTTCCCCCCTCTACATAACTatcatctatttttcttctttctcctctacCACCATCGCTATTAACATCACAAAAAATATTATCTTCTCATTTGACgacaccaccaagaccaccacctcaatttttatcataaatatcacttATTTGTGGGCTCCTTCTCCAATCagatcttttttcaaaaattaagtaaGTGTCAAAGTTGCTGCAACAACAGccgaagttgctgcagcaacttcgatagtTGTTGCAGCAACTTCAATAattgctgcagcaacttcgataatTGCTACATCAACTTCGATGATTGttgtaacacaacaactaatattagttgttgcagcaattaccgtagttgctgaagcaactctcgtagttgctgaatttgctaaattatttcttcattcatttttaaaagaaataaaaaaaaatcttttcaatttttttttaaaaaatagtccatgaaaattaaaaaaggaagaacgaaatgaaaagagaaagaaaaagaagaagagaagatagaagaagaggaaaatctagagagagagaaaaataagaagaagaagatggggagaaagaaaaagaagaagaaagattgaaagataagaaaagaggcgaaactctaaaatttgaaatttggagttgggggattttttaaaaaatttaaaagtttttaaaaattacactttacacctcaattaacttaatcacaatttaaatgaaattttgaCCTTAGCTGGTCAAAGCTatcaccatttttaatttaaatatttttttgtcactttgcacttaattttctcattttattgtGGCAAGTACCAAAAGTCgagtcaaaatataaattttaaaaagttctaATATTTTAATCTAGGGATAATAGGTATTAAGAACTGATATTTGAATAGGACCTGTTTGACACGAACATAATTCATTTTTCTAGAATAATTTTTTGCTTTATTTAAAAATCGGAAAAGGTTCAAAATGGTTCAAATATATCCTCCTTCCACCTTTGGGCTCTAAAATACCCTTTTCATCCATCTTTGAGCTCTAAAATACCCTTCTCATCTAACCTTAAACCTTATTTTGTCCTTTTCTTAAGAAAAATGACTAGAATTTTCATTTAACACGTGTAATCTTTTCAttgattcaaattttaattaactAAAAACTTATTAATCTACCACCCAAATCGGAATCTCtcaaatcataataactaaagCTCTTAAATCAATTCATTTCAACTTCTACAAATTGGAGGTGGGAATAACAGTGCAAAACAAAAGTTTCAATATATAATCTTCTGCAAATTAGCATATTGCTTAGTCACAGTAACCAATTAATGTatactaatatttttatattgtaCGAAATCAATTCCACCACTAACATTTTTTTTAAGATCAAAAGGCTACTCAACAAGCTATGGTTTATAACCAAGAAACAAATAACTCCTAGTACATGCATTATCCAATCAGGAAAATTTATGAAACGGAAAAGTGTACAACTCCGTTCCCCATCTCTATGTGTTTCTAGATATAATTTTTAAGTTATCATATACTCTTACAGGgtaaatgtttttaatttataatgCAGACATCTCTTCACAGGAGATGTCCAGTAATCAGAGGTGAAGAAAATCGAGGAAGAAAAAGCAGTAgataaaataaattgatttaaaagcTTTAGCTACTAGGATTAGGTTGGTTTTAAGATGGGTTGAGTATTGATTGATAGATTAACATGTTTTTAGTTAATTAAAATTTCAACCAATGAAAAAATGTCACTTGTTAACTGAAAATCCTAATCATTTTGCTATCAAGGGGAAGGGCAAAATAGAACTACAGATGGATGAGAAGGACATTTTAGAGTCCAAAGGTGGATGAAAAGGGCATTTTAGAGTCCAATGGAAGAAGGGtatatttgagtcatttcaaataCTTAAAGATTAATTTAGACCCTTTTCTAATTAAAAATTAGTGTTTAACTATGAGGATTTCAAATTCAacttaaatttgaaattcaaatttgaaaaacaaCTTGTAGCATAACATGTTTTCAACTTCATCTTCATAATTTCAACTAAAATCTTCTCTTCTCTCCTTTGCAAAAACTAGAACTCAATCATCAACTCCAactttataaatttcaaataaaataaaaatatttgaaatctatCTCCTAGTGCCTAGTAAATCTTGTTACATATTTAGGGGGCcattgctttttcttttttcacctcAGGAGAACAATAATGCTTTCACGTATTGTTTAGTGTGACTCGTACTCGCAACCTATCTATTGATGATGGAGTTGTTCAATTATCTAAGCAAGTCTCGCTAATATAAACTTCAACTAAAGTGTGGAGTTGATCGAACACGTACATAACCTTCTGGCTCAGCCTCTGGATTATGTGATTGGAACCATAACTTTCAAGaaccatttaaaaaatgaatttaagttttgtgcactaTCAGTGGGCAAAATATTCTATACTATCAGGTAAATTTGATCTGCTATTGCGTGttacttaattttttcttttttaattttcatgtaaAAATTGGGTCACCTGCAATAGCATATTAAGTTTGTCCGTAGAATATTTTGtagtgcacaaaacttaaactctttataaaaaaaaaaattctctaagcAACAAGAAATTAGAGGAGAATTCTTGATATATGAATTATCCTGATTAAGGATACCAAATATTGCATTCTTTCCCAACAGTATTTCTCATAACACCTTACATACAGAGCCAAATCTCAAATTTCGACTACAAACATCCTTGTTTTAAATGTGTTAACTCCAAATAAAGTAGAGATTCCAATTCCATCGAGAAAATAAGACATCTAAAATTCAAGTACTATTTTTACATTAAAATCTTGAAAGGGAGAATAATAACCCCATAGCAAATCCACACACCGTAAATTTATTAAGTTCAGAAGACATTTTCTTTTTTAGGAAATTTGAAAGCTCTTCTATGTTGACATAATACCAAAGTATACATACCATGCccttatgtaaaataaaatatgaactcAGAAATTTTTTATTCTTAGGTCTCTTATAGAAAATATGATCAAAATTATTGTACGGCTCTATACTATCAACTGTTACGAACTTGgactaataaagaaaaaattcataTGTTGCTCTTTGTCATACAACTTGTATTGGCttctttttatttcacaaattggtggattcaaaatttatatatggATTCAAAAATTTTGGACCGTAAATATTATTCCTCATGTGTACTCCATATTAAGGGCCAAAAGGACAACTCTAATTTAGTGGAATGGATAGTATGTTCCTCCCCTGTCACAGTCATTGacgataaaatttatttaattactcCTTTCGTTTTAATCTGTCTAtctgattttaaaaaaaaaattgtttgtcTGTTTTAAGTTGACGTGAAATTTAAAAAGAATAGAAAACTTTTCAATCTTGTGTTCTTAAACTGATTGATAGAACATATCaaaatgtttttttaattttgtgatttttaaaaaattaaaagacttGTCAAAAAATGAAGATACATTCTTTGAAACCAACTAAAAAAAAGTTACATAAATAAATTGAGACCGACAGATTACTTTCATATTATTGTTGGCTCACATAATAATCTCAAGAAACTTTGTCAATAGTAGTCAACAGGGATTATATTCCTTTTCCTATATAAGGGGAGCTAGCAAACCAAAGCTGACAAAGCACCAACTTGTTATCTTATAAACATTTTTAGTGCTTATATATCttcttggttatttttttttttatagccaAAAAATATGGATAAGATAAAGACAACAGAAGAATCAGTAGAAATTGATGAGCAAAAATGGGTTAATGATTCTTCTGTGGATCATAAAGGAAGAGTTCCTCTTAGGGGTTCAACTGGTGTCTGGAAAGCCTCTCTCTTCATTATTGGTAAGCATCTATAACCATGCATATTTAGTGTTAGTCAGTGGCAGAGCTAGAGGGGTAGAAGGGGACGTTCGTCAAAAAATCACAGTGTATAAGTAtgatctaaaatattttatatatgtatgtactgGATGTTAAACCTTGGTAAACTTTCTGTCTCCGCTATAGATATCAATTTCCGTATTCATGTCAGTTCTAGTATCCTAAGGCTAAGCTATCGGTGACAAACCGAAGGTGAAAGAGAGCTTTCGCTAATGTTATCTAGTCAATTAGTGTGTCTAGTTTGTTGTTTCTTGATATGGTCTGGGACAACTTTTGAGTTAGGTCTAAGGTCTATATTCATTGCAGAATATCAGAACTAGACTCATTTTGTATTGAGACATCATATTATGTTGTCCACGCATCAAAACCAGACTCATTGTATTCTTAGTTTATTCAAATATTGAGCCATCATATTATGCTGTCCACGCATCAAAACCAGACTCATTGTATTCTTAGTTTATTCAAATATTGAGCCATCATATTAATGTTGTCCACGCGTCTAGCACTGAGCTTCCCATGTTGGTAAAAGAGACTATGTTGTCAATTCTAGTATTCCTGGGCTTAGCTAAGGTGAAAAACACCTTTAGCTTATGTTATCTAGAAATTTAGATTGCTTCAAATAGGTTCAAATCGTGGACTTCTATCCTATGATACGGGCTTGGGACAATTTTTGTATCTGTGAGATAACTTTTGAGGTTTAGTTAGATTCAAGGTACATTATCTTCAcctaatatcataatcaaactCATCCGTATTATATTCTTGATTTATCCATTTAAGTAATTGGGTTTCCACTCTCCATATTGTGATGTCCACATGTTCCGCCCCGAACGTACAAGTGTTAAGAGTTTCGCACATTCGTTGAGGGAATGTGTTATTGTCTGTTTTGATCAATTTTTCATCTCAtgaattacaatttttttaagGCTTAGTTAGCAACAATGCCCATTTTAACCTTTTAGCTCTTTCTAAAATAGATGCTTCTAACATATAATACAAATGAAATTGGCAAAAGAACTACATTTTCACTTAATATAATACATCAGAAACTAAGTTTCTGGTTTGTCAATTGTTCTATCCCTGTCATGCTCACAATATGCATGATCAATTAATTTGAAGACTTTAGTCGAAAACAAACATTTGAAGTggaccaaaagaaaaaaaaaagcacaaaACCGACAACATAGTTTGGGGTCCTCAAAAGCACTATTACATATTACCGAAAGTGTATCTTCTGATGCATATATCATATCTTTTCCACTTTATATTTTATGGAACCTAACTCATATGGGCACTTCTTAAACCACAAACTTGATGAAATATTTTGGCCCTCAAAAATACCATCAAATCAATCACTGATGCTTGTGTCGGGATATAATCTTCCTCCATTACAACCCAGCCCTTGGGTACGGCCTTTGCTTGGACCATACGTGAACATGGAATACTTCTTGCACTGGACTGCCCTTCTATCGagcatatatatacaaatatcaCTAAGAAAAACAGCAGTGACATGATTAATACAGTTCATATGTTATTTCAGCAAAATGTATTTGCCTTTTCAAAACAAGTCCCTATTTAAACAGAACATTGTTGATCAAtaagaaggggagccttggagtaactggtaaagttgttgtcatgtaaaTAGGAGGTCACGTGTTTGAGTTGTAGAATGTACAAACTGCCTCTTACAGAAATGTAGGATAAAGCTGCATACAGTAGACCTTTGTGGTCCGGCCCTTACCCCAACCCTGCAGTCGGGCTGCTCTTGTTTTAATCAGTATTATTGTTGATCAATAAGTACACTATAGAAACAGTTCTTGGGTTTCTTGTCAAGAGTCTGTAGATATTGATAAGTACTGTTCAACAAATACACTTTTTTATTTATCGCTTGGTTGGCACAATAGACGGTGGTTTGAAGAAAATAGCTAGTATCCTATTATTCATGTCTAGTGGATAAATCACTGCTGTCAGCAacatcctttttcattttttctaaaaataattcaGTCAATAGAAAGTTCTGTGGTCACTAAATGAATCGTAAGGTCTGTATTTCAAGTGTAAGTCCCACTACTAGATTCCACCTATTGTTAGCGGCGGAAGCAGAACTTCAACTAAGTAGatttaaaataaaaggaaataaacATAAGGAGAAGAAGAGAAAATTCAGCATATACTCTATgcacaacaccaacaacaataaacctagtGTAGTCCCAAAAGTGGGGTCTGGATGTACTATATgtgcataaaatataattttgaccTTATATATGCAGTGTAATTTAGATGTTTCATTTGTTAACACGCAAATTAGAGAGACTGATGAATTGTCACCTTTGTAACAGTAATTGAATTCAGTGAGAGGCTGAGTTACTTTGGATTAGCCACGAGTTTGATTATATACTTAACAAAAGTCATCCATCAAGACCTCAAAACAGCAGCAAAAAGTGTCAATTACTGGTCTGGTGTCACCACTTTGATGCCATTGCTTGGAGGATTTCTGGCTGATGCATTCTTGGGAAGATTCTCCACAGTTCTTGTTTCTTCCATTGTTTACCTCTTGGTaattcttcttgataatcaagaaATTTCCGAGCGTCAATTGTTCTAAAACAGGACTAAACAGATCATCTTTTTGTCTCATTTGTTCTTGCAGGGCTTACTTCTCTTGACAATGTCTAGAGTAGTCCCGAGTTTGAAACCTTGCGACACTGACCTCTGTCATGAACCTAGAAAGGTCCACGAGGAGATTTTCTTCCTCGCGATCTACTTAATCTCAATTGGCACCGGAGGTCACAAGCCGTCTCTGGAGAGCTTTGGAGCTGATCAGTTTGATGATGATCATcctgaagaaagaaagaagaaaatgtcCTTTTTCAACTGGTGGAATTTTGGTCTATGTTGTGGACTACTACTTGGTGTTACTCTGATTGTTTATGTACAAGACCGCGTTAGCTGGGCTATGGCGGATTTGATACTTACACTTGTCATGGCTTCTAGTATAGTTATCTTTGTTGCAGGTAGACCGTTCTATCGTTATAGAAAAGCAACCGGAAGTCCCTTAACACCAATGCTACAAGTGTTTGTAGCTGCAATTAGAAAAAGAAATCTCCTTTTTCCTGCCAATCCTTCTCATCTTTACGAAATTCCCAAATCCGAAACTACCCAAAGTAGGCTTTTATGTCACACCGATAAGCTCAAGTAAGATTCGAACATAATCACAGCAAAATTTATGCATATAATCTTCAATCCAAACActaatttatgttttacttttataggTTCCTTGATAAAGCTGCAATTCTTGATAACACACAAGATTCAGAAGTACAGCAACAGAATCCATGGAAACTTGCAACTGTGACCAAAGTGGAAGAACTAAAGCTAGTTATCAACATGATTCCCATTTGGCTAACCACTATACCATTCGGTATTTGTGTAGCACAAGCCGCAACTTTTTTCATCAAACAAGGTGTGACACTGGACCGGAAGATTGTTCACAATTTTGAAATCCCTCCTGCCTCAATTTTCGCGTTAGCAGCTATTGGCATGATAGTATCTGTCAGTTTCTATGACAAAATACTCATGCCTATCCTGAGACGGGCAACAGGAAACGAGAGAGGGATTAGTATCCTCCAAAGGATCGGTATTGGAATGATCTTCTCTGTTTCTACTATGATCGTTGCAGCTCTAGTCGAAAGAAAAAGACTGAATCTTGTTCACAAGAATCCACTCGAAGGCTCGAGTTCAATGAGTGTATTCTGGCTAGCACCACAATTCCTTATTATTGGAATAGGAGATGGATTTACCTTAGTAGGATTACAAGAATACTTCTATGACCAAGTACCGGATTCAATGAGAAGTTTAGGCATTGCATTTTACCTAAGTGTAATTGGTGCTGCAAATTTCGTTAGCAGTCTATTGATTACTATTGTGGATCATATCACAAAGAACAGTAGTGGCAAGAGTTGGTTCGAAAAGGACCTGAACAGTAGCCGGCTCGATTATTTCTACTGGTTGTTGGCTATCATCACAGCAGTGAATTTGTGTGTCTATGTCATTGTTGCGATGAATTATTCGTACAAGAATGTTCACGGTAAGGCTACTGTGTCTGTTGCTGATTGCAACGATGCAGATGATCGCAATGCAATGGCttagtatacatatatatttgtccCTCTATGAGTTTTAATTTTTAGTATGTTACTGAAATAGTAGCAATATCAGTGTATTCTGACTAgttaaaatgaaaataagaaatttcttttcatttttccttGTACCTTCAATGTTATAGTTGAGAATATATTTGTAAATGGCTCAACTAATTGTAGAACCCTGTCTCTGTCTATATATAATGGAAAATATGTACAGAGACAAGTACATCATACGCTACCTATAGCAACAACTTATACAAGagataaatatgaataaataagagTCCTAATACACCCCCTCAATCTAAACGGACAGAAATAACAGAAAGATCGtcccataaaaaataaaattgagatgAGGATAATCCTTTTATGAAGATATCATCAAACTGTAAGCGAGTGGGCACATATTTAACAACAAGATCTCCTTGAGCAACTTTATTACGAACTTAATGAAAGTCCACATGAATATGTTTAGAGAGATCATGAAACACCGGATTGTGAGTCATATACGTAGAGCTAACACTATCATACATCACACGAACTGGCCCCAAAGGTATACACCAAGCTCAGAAAGAACATGCCGAATCTAAGTAGTTTCAGCAACAGTGTAGGCAATCGCCTTATAATCTGCTTCGATAGAGGATTTAGAGACAGTTGGTTGCTTAGATAAGATTATTACCTAAAAATACTGCAAATCCAGTAGTGGAACGCCGACTATCTGGGCAATCAGCCCAATCAACTTCAGAGTGGGCAACCATTTGTAGAAATAGGTGAAAATgctttgagaaaaataatatgcGTAATAGTTCCCTGCAAATATCTGAAAGTAACTCACCATCCATAAGCGAAAGCAAAGTTCGGGAAGCAAATGGCGTACGAATAGGATTGCAAATGTGCGTATGGAACTTAACCAATAGATCAgagacatatttttgttgagatAGATGAAGTCCATGAGATGTACGGGTAGCATGGACACCAAGAAAGTAATGAAtatcaccaagatctttcatgGAAAATTGACGTGAAAGATACCGAATGAAATTATCAACTAGAGAAACATGACTTCTAGTAAGAATAATATAATCAACATAGAGTAATAAAATGAGACTTCCAGATGAACACTTACGAATAACCATAGAGGAATCTGATTTACTATAAATAAACCCATTAGCCATAAGAAATGTACTAAAATGATGAAACCAAGCCCAAATAGCTTGTTTCAATCCATAAATATCTTTGGTTAGTTTGCAAATGTGATGAGGATAGTCGATGAACAAAGCCCTACTACTGTTTCATGAACACCTATTCACGAAGTGTACCATGTAAAAATGCATTTTTAACATCTAGCTTATTAATTGACCACGAAAGAGAGATGGCAAGAGAAAGGACAATACATATTGTTGTAGCACAGACAACAGGACTAAAAGTCTCGTGAATGTAAATATCAGGTTGTTGGTCAAATCCCTGTGCTATAGGACGAGCTTTGTATCGCTCAACAAAACCATCCGAATTACACTTAATGCTATAAACCCAGTTACAACTAACCAACTATTAGTTTTGGCTCATTTGTCCCATATCGAAAAATTAACATTTTTGGAGGAGGTTTTGAACTAATAAAAGAAACTCTACCTCCTCCATTTGCATCATCCCAAAACCATCTCTTCTCCCACAATTAATAAAAATGTTGGGTGCTCGGAGATTAAGCCTAATTGGCTGAACTTCGTTATCAAATTTTTTGGTgtctttatttttagtattcaatattatttttcgggtatttcttttgttgttttgttttactGGGAAAATTGCCCGATTttcccaacaagtggtatcagagccaaggttCTGCCTGAGTATGCTCTGTGGTTGCAGCTTTGTTTGATCTTCCATATCAGAAAAGAATTCCTTCGATCCTTTTGAACCCAAGGTTTGTCCTAGGCTAAGGTTTTGTCTGAGTATGCTCTGTGGTTGCAGCTCTGTCTGATCTTCCACATCAAAAAAGAATTACTTTGGTCATCTTGGGTTATTTGCAGTTGTTCCAATATTGAGTATTTTTATTGAGTCTGTAATGGCAAATAATGATCAAGAAACAAAGAATCCTACGCCGGGGGCATCGGGCTCCTCGTCATCATAGTCGAGGTTCCCACTGTCCAATCTGAAGTTGGTGGTGGAAATATTTGATGGTACTGGCCATTTTGGGATATGGCAAGGAGAGGTTTTAGACTCTCTTTTCCAGTAGGGTCTTGATATTGCTTTTAAGGAAAAGAAACCAGAAGAGATAGAAGAAAGAGATTAGAACATCATAAATTGGTTGGCATATGGAACAATTCGATCGTGCCTTTCCAGAGAGCAGAAGTAAGCTGTCAAAAATGAGACTTCTACGCATAAATTATGGAAGGCGTTGGAGGACAAGTTTCTCAAAAAGAGTGGTCAAAACAATCTCTTTATGAAGAAAAGGTTGTTCTGATTTGATTATCAACACGATGCTGCTATGAATGAACACATCACTATGTTCAATCAATTAGTAGCAGACCTGTTGAATTTAGATGTGAAATTTGAGGATGAGGATCTGGATTTGATGTTGTTATCATCTCTTCCCAATGAATTTGAACATTTAAAGACTACGTTACTTCACGGGAAGGAGAATGTATTGTTAGATGCTATTTGTTCTGCTTTATATAGTCATGAATTGAGAAAGCAGGATAAGATGAAAACCAGATCATCAACATCTGAAGAAGCATTGGTGGCAAGGTCGTCAGTAAAATGAGACTAAGGGGAGAAGAGAAAGGTCCAAATCAAAGGGCCGAGCCGTTGCCAAAGATGAGTATgctttctatcatgataaagggCACTGAAAGAAAGACTGTTcgaagttgaaaaagaaaagaaagagaccGCAAGACCCGCAAGATGCAAATGTTGCAGAATGCAAAAATGATGCAGAATCAGATGTTTTCTTAGTTGTTATGCCTTCAATATTATCTCATCGAGATGAGTGGATATTTGATTTAGCATGTACCTATCATATGTGACCCATTCGGGAATGGTTTTTTGAGTTTCAGGAACTCAATGGTGGGGTTGTTTACATGGGTAATGATAATCTATGTAAAACAAACAGGATAGGTTCGATCAAGCTACAGAATTATGATAGATCCACTAGAATTTTAAGGGATGTATGGTACGTGCCAAAGTTGAAGAAGAATCTCATCTCAGTGGGGGCTCTTGAATCTAAGGGCCTAGATGTGACAATACGAGATGGAGTTTTTAAAGCAACTTCAGGAGCACTGGTGATGTTGAAAGGCCTGAGAAAGAATAATTTATACTACTATCAAGGTAGTACAGTGTTGGGGACAATAGCAGCAGCAACTTCTAGAACCAAGGAGGATGTTGAGGCAATGAAGCTGTGGCATATGCGGTTGGGACATGCTGGTGAAAAGTCCTTGCAAATTCTTGCCAAGAAGGGATTGTTGAAAGGTACAAAGACTTGGAAACTTAAATTTTGTGAGCATTGTGTTCTGGGAAAGCAACGAAGAGTGAAGTTTGACACTGTAATTCATAATAACAAGGGTATTTTAGATTTGTGCACTCAGATGTGTGGGGACCTGCCAAAACCCATCCCTCAGAGGTAGGCATTATTTTGTCACCTTTGTTGATGATTTTTCCAAAAGAGTTTGGGTGTTTACTATGAAGAACAAGGATGAAGTTCTTGGAATTTTCCTTAAGTGGAAAGCTCAAGTTGAAAACCAGACATGAAGAAAGATCAAGGTTCTCCGAACAGACAATGGAGGAGAATACAAGAGTGATCCATTCCTGAAAGTATGCCAAGACTGTGGCATATTTTGACACTTCACTGTTAAAAAAAACCCACAACAGAATGGGGTGTCAGAGCGTATGAACAAGACACTTATAGAGAAAGTGCGTTGTATATTCTCTAATGCTGGGTTAGACAGAAAATTTTGGACTGAGGCTGTGACGTATGCTCAACATCTCATCAATTATTTGCCATCATCTGCTATAGGTGGCAAAACTTCATTAGAAGTATGGTCTGGTAAACCTACAACTGATTATGATACTTTGTATGTTTTTGGTTCTATTGCATATTATCATGTGATTAAATCAAAATTGGATCCATAAGCAAAGAAGGCTCTTTTTATGGCCTTCAATACTGGAGTTAAAGGGTACCATTTGTGGTGTCTTGAGGCAAAGAAGATAATTATCAGTAGGGATGTTACCTTTGATAAATCTTCCATGTTGAACAAGGTAAATCCAGAGAAAACTGATAGTACTATGAAGCAGGTGGAAAGTAATCCAAAGCAGGTGGACTTTGAGCAGAAAGTGGTGACCCCAGCACGAAACACTACTACTGATTCTACTATGGCAGAAGAAGAGCCAGATGAGGAAGAGATTCCAACCCAAGAACCTCTGCAGCTATCAGAACCAATTGAAGTTAGAAGACAGAGATGAGAAATTCAGAAGCCTGCTCGTTTTACTGACATGGTAGCTTATGCACTTCTAGTTACTGAAGAAGATGTTCCATCCACCTACCCAGAGGCCATTCGAAGCATAGAAAGTGGCAGTTGGGCAGGtacaatggaagaagaaatgcAATCTCTTAAGAAGAACGAGACCTGAAAGCTGACACAACTACCGAAAGGCAGAAAGGCAATTGGGTGCAAATGAGTATTTGCAAAGAAAGAAGGACTTCCTGACAAAGAAGGCATTCGCTACAAGGCAATATTGGTGGCTAAAGGCTATGCTCAGAAGGAGGGAATTGATTATAACGAGCTATTTTCTCCAGTTATAAAACATTCCTCCATTAGAATTTTGTTGTCCTTGGTAGCACAGTTGAATTTGGAGCTAGCTCAACTTGATGTGAAGACCACATTCTTACACGGTGATTTGAAGGAGGAAATCTATATGACTCATCCAGAAGGATATAAGGTTGCTGGTAAAGAAGATTGGGTTTGCAAACTTATTGACTCATTGTACGGACTGAAACAGTCTTCGAGATAGTGGTACAAATGATTTGACATATTCATGAAGGGTCAGAAGTATAGGAGAAACAAATACGATCATTGTGTGTATTTGAGCAAACTTCAAGATGGTTCC
Coding sequences:
- the LOC107843453 gene encoding protein NRT1/ PTR FAMILY 5.6; this encodes MDKIKTTEESVEIDEQKWVNDSSVDHKGRVPLRGSTGVWKASLFIIVIEFSERLSYFGLATSLIIYLTKVIHQDLKTAAKSVNYWSGVTTLMPLLGGFLADAFLGRFSTVLVSSIVYLLGLLLLTMSRVVPSLKPCDTDLCHEPRKVHEEIFFLAIYLISIGTGGHKPSLESFGADQFDDDHPEERKKKMSFFNWWNFGLCCGLLLGVTLIVYVQDRVSWAMADLILTLVMASSIVIFVAGRPFYRYRKATGSPLTPMLQVFVAAIRKRNLLFPANPSHLYEIPKSETTQSRLLCHTDKLKFLDKAAILDNTQDSEVQQQNPWKLATVTKVEELKLVINMIPIWLTTIPFGICVAQAATFFIKQGVTLDRKIVHNFEIPPASIFALAAIGMIVSVSFYDKILMPILRRATGNERGISILQRIGIGMIFSVSTMIVAALVERKRLNLVHKNPLEGSSSMSVFWLAPQFLIIGIGDGFTLVGLQEYFYDQVPDSMRSLGIAFYLSVIGAANFVSSLLITIVDHITKNSSGKSWFEKDLNSSRLDYFYWLLAIITAVNLCVYVIVAMNYSYKNVHGKATVSVADCNDADDRNAMA